One Candidatus Eisenbacteria bacterium genomic region harbors:
- a CDS encoding chemotaxis protein CheW gives MNMNLGTRGALTFRLGDFCFAVRVEEAGGILDAERLAHLPCVAEPIAGVAAFRGEMVPVVDLAAYLGIETHGLPGHRYALVLARGMDRFALLIPEIPKLVPGRDLREAPASAVDPELGELFESELETDQDHFHCLNYWKIFETMIPPAGAAGPGRPSREGGK, from the coding sequence GTGAACATGAACCTCGGCACGAGAGGCGCGCTCACCTTCCGGCTCGGGGACTTCTGCTTTGCCGTCCGTGTCGAGGAGGCGGGCGGGATTCTCGACGCCGAGCGTCTCGCGCACTTGCCGTGCGTCGCCGAGCCGATCGCGGGGGTCGCCGCGTTTCGCGGCGAAATGGTCCCGGTCGTCGACCTCGCCGCCTATCTCGGCATTGAGACCCACGGCCTCCCCGGCCACCGGTACGCGCTCGTGCTCGCGCGCGGGATGGACCGCTTCGCTCTGCTCATTCCAGAGATCCCAAAGCTCGTTCCCGGCCGGGACCTCCGTGAAGCGCCCGCTTCCGCGGTCGATCCCGAATTGGGCGAGCTCTTCGAGTCGGAGCTGGAGACGGACCAGGATCACTTCCATTGCCTTAACTACTGGAAGATTTTCGAGACGATGATTCCGCCCGCCGGCGCGGCGGGCCCGGGTCGACCTTCCAGGGAAGGGGGGAAATAG